From the Cryptomeria japonica chromosome 2, Sugi_1.0, whole genome shotgun sequence genome, one window contains:
- the LOC131034019 gene encoding protein C2-DOMAIN ABA-RELATED 6 isoform X2, protein MSSSRLEIMWMRRTSVKNNDLNPVWKEAFTFPVENTDSSLLKVELWDDDTWRRDDKMGDAEIDLKPLFEKQAKHKKVLSPCKDNCLYKDSSIFQYENGRKTQEVWLKLRNVESGSLNLQMEWTLPST, encoded by the exons ATGTCATCCTCACGCTTGGAAATCATGTGG ATGCGGAGGACTTCAGTCAAAAACAATGATCTTAATCCAGTTTGGAAGGAAGCTTTTACATTTCCTGTAGAGAATACTGATTCCAGCTTGCTCAAAGTG GAACTGTGGGATGATGATACATGGAGGCGAGATGATAAAATGGGAGATGCTGAAATTGATTTGAAACCGCTGTTTGAGAAACAAGCTAAACATAAGAAAGTGTTGTCTCCTTGCAAAGATAACTGCTTGTACAAAGATAGTAGCATTTTCCAGTATGAAAATGGGAGAAAGACCCAGGAAGTGTGGTTGAAGCTCCGAAATGTTGAATCTGGTAGCTTGAACTTGCAAATGGAATGGACCCTCCCCTCTACTTAG
- the LOC131034019 gene encoding protein C2-DOMAIN ABA-RELATED 9 isoform X1: MTRTLKVQVIKATDLAVRDFISSDPYVILTLGNHMRRTSVKNNDLNPVWKEAFTFPVENTDSSLLKVELWDDDTWRRDDKMGDAEIDLKPLFEKQAKHKKVLSPCKDNCLYKDSSIFQYENGRKTQEVWLKLRNVESGSLNLQMEWTLPST; encoded by the exons ATGACCCGCACTCTCAAAGTGCAGGTGATCAAGGCAACTGATCTAGCCGTTAGAGATTTCATAAGCAGTGATCCTTATGTCATCCTCACGCTTGGAAATCAT ATGCGGAGGACTTCAGTCAAAAACAATGATCTTAATCCAGTTTGGAAGGAAGCTTTTACATTTCCTGTAGAGAATACTGATTCCAGCTTGCTCAAAGTG GAACTGTGGGATGATGATACATGGAGGCGAGATGATAAAATGGGAGATGCTGAAATTGATTTGAAACCGCTGTTTGAGAAACAAGCTAAACATAAGAAAGTGTTGTCTCCTTGCAAAGATAACTGCTTGTACAAAGATAGTAGCATTTTCCAGTATGAAAATGGGAGAAAGACCCAGGAAGTGTGGTTGAAGCTCCGAAATGTTGAATCTGGTAGCTTGAACTTGCAAATGGAATGGACCCTCCCCTCTACTTAG